A window of the Streptomyces sp. NBC_00250 genome harbors these coding sequences:
- a CDS encoding DUF7144 family membrane protein produces the protein MSQNTAPPRRQNSSSAAWASGGTLFAGVLMLVTGFMDVFQGIAGIAEDDVYTRVGDYVFKFNLTTWGWIHLILGIVLAIAGFGILKGAEWGRVAGIALASLNILLQFLFLPYQPAWALFAMAISVFVIWALATDESYGSGEKF, from the coding sequence ATGAGCCAGAACACGGCACCACCCCGCAGGCAGAACTCCTCCTCCGCCGCCTGGGCGAGCGGCGGCACGCTCTTCGCGGGCGTCCTCATGCTGGTCACCGGCTTCATGGACGTCTTCCAGGGCATCGCCGGAATCGCCGAGGACGACGTCTACACCCGCGTCGGCGACTACGTCTTCAAGTTCAACCTCACCACCTGGGGCTGGATCCATCTGATCCTCGGCATCGTGCTCGCGATCGCCGGCTTCGGCATCCTCAAGGGCGCGGAGTGGGGCCGGGTCGCGGGCATCGCGCTCGCGTCCCTGAACATCCTGCTCCAGTTCCTCTTCCTGCCGTACCAGCCGGCCTGGGCGCTGTTCGCGATGGCCATCTCGGTCTTCGTGATCTGGGCGCTCGCGACGGACGAGTCGTACGGCTCGGGCGAGAAGTTCTGA
- a CDS encoding DUF2630 family protein, with protein sequence MENEEILDDIGALVEEERALRQRTGGLLPEERTRLADLEVRLDQCWDLLRQRRAKAEYGEDPDTATLRPATEVESYRN encoded by the coding sequence ATGGAGAACGAGGAGATCCTGGACGACATCGGAGCCCTCGTAGAGGAGGAACGCGCCCTGCGCCAGCGCACCGGCGGCCTCCTCCCCGAGGAACGCACCCGCCTCGCGGACCTGGAGGTCCGCCTGGACCAGTGCTGGGACCTGCTGCGCCAGCGCCGGGCCAAGGCGGAATACGGCGAGGACCCGGACACGGCCACCCTCCGCCCGGCCACCGAGGTCGAGTCCTACCGCAACTGA
- a CDS encoding ATP-binding protein, protein MTSGDAGYLGSGSTIRTRIALVYGGVFLVLGTVLLLVVNLLVLAGTDDETDAIVARANGAASGVPSGVAVVEAYELGDDISRAAGEQMLMWSSLALLVMACCAVVVGWWTAGRVLRPVHEMTARARRLSERNLHDRIAVSGPDDELKELGDTIDALLGRLETAFDSQRRFIANASHELRTPLATQRVAIQVGLDDDCDVRQVLLDANRRSERLIDGLLLLARGERGLAEREDVPLGEVAEEEHAGACVMADGGVVRGSRVLLGQLVRNLVTNAVAYNVPGGTVDVRAEGGVLTVTNTGPVVPPDEVTGLFEPFRRGEGRDRMGPGAGLGLSIVRSIAAAHGGSVRAVARGAEEGGGLVVTVTLPVTVTPVPGQNSRSASSPR, encoded by the coding sequence GTGACCTCGGGTGACGCGGGCTACCTGGGGTCCGGGTCCACCATCCGCACCCGCATCGCGCTCGTGTACGGGGGTGTCTTCCTGGTCCTCGGGACGGTGCTGCTGCTCGTCGTGAACCTGCTCGTCCTCGCCGGTACGGACGACGAGACCGATGCCATCGTCGCCCGCGCGAACGGGGCGGCGAGCGGCGTGCCGAGCGGCGTCGCCGTCGTGGAGGCGTACGAGCTGGGTGACGACATCAGCCGCGCCGCCGGTGAACAGATGCTCATGTGGTCGAGCCTCGCCCTGCTCGTCATGGCCTGCTGCGCCGTCGTCGTCGGCTGGTGGACCGCCGGGCGCGTCCTGCGGCCCGTCCACGAGATGACCGCCCGCGCGCGCCGCCTCTCCGAACGCAACCTGCACGACCGGATCGCGGTGAGCGGACCCGACGACGAGCTCAAGGAACTCGGCGACACGATCGACGCGCTCCTCGGACGTCTGGAGACCGCCTTCGACAGCCAGCGCCGCTTCATCGCCAACGCGTCGCACGAACTGCGGACCCCGCTCGCCACCCAGCGCGTCGCGATCCAGGTCGGCCTCGACGACGACTGCGACGTACGGCAGGTGCTCCTCGACGCCAACCGGCGCAGCGAACGCCTCATCGACGGCCTGCTCCTCCTCGCCCGCGGCGAGCGGGGGCTCGCCGAACGGGAGGACGTGCCGCTGGGCGAGGTCGCCGAGGAGGAGCACGCGGGCGCGTGCGTGATGGCCGACGGAGGTGTCGTACGCGGCAGCCGTGTGCTGCTCGGACAGCTCGTACGCAACCTCGTCACGAACGCGGTCGCGTACAACGTGCCGGGCGGAACCGTGGACGTACGCGCCGAGGGCGGGGTGCTGACCGTGACCAACACGGGTCCGGTCGTCCCGCCCGACGAGGTGACCGGTCTCTTCGAGCCCTTCCGGCGGGGCGAGGGGCGGGACCGCATGGGGCCGGGCGCGGGGCTCGGACTGTCCATCGTGCGGTCGATCGCGGCGGCGCACGGCGGGAGCGTGCGGGCGGTGGCGCGGGGCGCGGAGGAAGGCGGCGGCCTGGTGGTGACGGTGACCCTGCCGGTCACCGTCACCCCGGTCCCGGGTCAGAACTCCAGGTCGGCGAGCAGTCCGCGGTAG
- a CDS encoding APC family permease yields the protein MRTTNRGLQPNVLGTFDTIVMAVAGSAPAYSMAATTAVLFGAVGYAGPAALLYCAIPMFGIVLAYARLGRIDVNAGAGYSWVGRTLHPFLGFLSGWALVFAATVFMVAGSLPAGSLTLALIDQDLADSTPLAAAVGAGWFLIMLLVVLGGARLTVRAQLIMSGVEMLILFGFILAAIAHRGRATAFDWSWFSFSQFDGPQGFAAGALIAAFYYWGWDVTSNLSEETRNSRRTAGLAALVGVGFVFLLFVAVTVAVNVLLSADEIRTAGPNVLAVVGQEIWPGIGGKLLVVAVLLSTVATLETTLLQVTRSLFAMGRDRTLPAALGAVHRRWNTPWVAIAAVGGAALVMFAAAAAAGSVQQILRDAVSAIGLQIAFYYGLAGIAAVVAYKSVLFRSVRNMLLGGLWPLLGSAFMLWTFVESLGELSTTALTIGLGGLLLGVVPLLVYWRKGSDYYRPARLDAARAMAASEGSGPATHARTGPRDKSYATDF from the coding sequence ATGCGCACCACGAACAGAGGGCTCCAGCCCAATGTCCTCGGCACCTTCGACACGATCGTGATGGCCGTCGCCGGCAGCGCTCCCGCCTACTCGATGGCCGCGACGACCGCCGTGCTCTTCGGCGCCGTCGGCTACGCGGGACCCGCCGCCCTGCTCTACTGCGCGATACCGATGTTCGGCATCGTCCTCGCGTACGCCCGCCTCGGGCGGATCGACGTCAACGCCGGTGCCGGCTACTCCTGGGTGGGCCGCACCCTCCACCCCTTCCTCGGCTTCCTCTCCGGCTGGGCCCTCGTCTTCGCCGCCACCGTCTTCATGGTGGCGGGATCGCTGCCCGCCGGCTCCCTCACGCTCGCCCTCATCGACCAGGACCTCGCCGACAGCACCCCGCTCGCGGCGGCCGTCGGCGCCGGCTGGTTCCTGATCATGCTGCTCGTCGTCCTGGGCGGCGCCCGGCTGACCGTACGGGCGCAACTGATCATGTCCGGCGTCGAGATGCTGATCCTCTTCGGTTTCATCCTCGCCGCCATCGCGCACCGGGGGCGGGCCACCGCCTTCGACTGGTCCTGGTTCTCCTTCAGCCAGTTCGACGGGCCGCAGGGCTTCGCCGCCGGCGCGCTGATCGCCGCGTTCTACTACTGGGGCTGGGACGTCACCAGCAACCTCAGCGAGGAGACCAGGAACAGCCGTCGCACCGCGGGGCTCGCCGCGCTCGTCGGCGTCGGCTTCGTCTTCCTCCTCTTCGTGGCCGTCACAGTCGCCGTGAACGTGCTGCTGAGCGCCGACGAGATCCGTACCGCCGGACCCAACGTCCTCGCCGTCGTCGGCCAGGAGATCTGGCCCGGCATCGGGGGCAAACTCCTCGTCGTGGCCGTCCTCCTGTCCACCGTCGCCACCCTGGAGACCACCCTCCTCCAGGTCACCCGCTCGCTCTTCGCGATGGGCCGCGACCGGACCCTGCCGGCCGCGCTCGGCGCCGTGCACCGCCGGTGGAACACCCCGTGGGTCGCGATCGCCGCCGTCGGCGGCGCCGCCCTGGTGATGTTCGCCGCCGCCGCGGCCGCCGGCTCCGTGCAGCAGATCCTCCGGGACGCCGTCTCCGCGATCGGACTCCAGATCGCGTTCTACTACGGCCTCGCGGGCATCGCCGCCGTCGTCGCGTACAAGTCGGTCCTCTTCCGCTCCGTACGGAACATGCTGCTCGGCGGCCTCTGGCCGCTGCTCGGCTCCGCGTTCATGCTCTGGACCTTCGTCGAATCGCTCGGCGAACTCTCCACCACCGCCCTCACGATCGGCCTCGGCGGCCTGCTCCTCGGCGTCGTCCCGCTGCTCGTGTACTGGCGCAAGGGCAGCGACTACTACCGCCCGGCCCGCCTGGACGCCGCCCGCGCGATGGCCGCCTCGGAGGGCTCGGGCCCGGCCACGCACGCGCGTACGGGCCCCCGGGACAAGAGTTACGCCACGGACTTCTGA
- a CDS encoding endonuclease/exonuclease/phosphatase family protein, which translates to MNSSSPPPPPRDQPLRPRHRVTAWAAGLLLVVPALVTACRVLDTDAVTPIPQLLSFLPWLTVPAGLALLLAAAARRRALTFAAVLVLTATAWSSVPYMPQTVISYGLPLARVKAIAANVEFGQGTRALTGVIRRERPQLVFVSECDRACRDTLTKTFATELPHYATVDGEGSVGSILLSAYPLRDWRMIPAAMGMPGATADIAGVPVRLQLAHPLPPLPGQVHLWKRELARIKDFAARQAQGPTLIAGDFNASQDHAAFRAILAAGGLQDASRRANASRTPTWPMEGPLPPYVQIDHVLVNGFSVRDVRFLDLAGSDHRAVLADLDLRGPR; encoded by the coding sequence GTGAACAGCAGCAGCCCGCCCCCACCACCCCGCGATCAGCCCCTCCGGCCCAGGCACCGCGTCACGGCCTGGGCCGCCGGGCTGCTCCTGGTGGTGCCGGCCCTGGTCACGGCCTGCCGCGTCCTGGACACCGACGCGGTGACCCCGATCCCCCAACTGCTCTCGTTCCTCCCCTGGCTGACGGTCCCCGCCGGCCTCGCCCTGCTCCTCGCCGCCGCGGCCCGGCGCCGCGCGCTGACCTTCGCGGCGGTCCTCGTCCTCACCGCCACCGCCTGGAGCTCCGTGCCGTACATGCCGCAGACCGTCATCTCGTACGGACTGCCGCTCGCACGGGTCAAGGCCATCGCCGCGAACGTCGAATTCGGCCAGGGGACGCGGGCGCTGACCGGCGTGATCCGACGGGAGCGGCCCCAGCTCGTCTTCGTGTCGGAATGCGACCGGGCCTGCCGGGACACCCTCACGAAGACCTTCGCCACGGAACTCCCGCACTACGCCACCGTCGACGGCGAAGGCTCGGTCGGCTCCATCCTGCTCAGCGCCTACCCCCTCCGCGACTGGCGCATGATCCCGGCGGCCATGGGCATGCCGGGCGCCACGGCCGACATCGCGGGCGTACCGGTACGGCTCCAGCTGGCGCACCCGCTGCCGCCGCTGCCCGGCCAGGTGCATCTGTGGAAGCGGGAACTGGCCCGGATCAAGGACTTCGCCGCCCGGCAGGCCCAGGGCCCGACGCTGATCGCCGGCGACTTCAACGCCTCCCAGGACCACGCGGCCTTCCGCGCGATCCTCGCCGCGGGCGGGCTCCAGGACGCGTCCCGGCGCGCGAACGCGAGCCGCACCCCCACCTGGCCCATGGAGGGCCCCCTCCCCCCGTACGTCCAGATCGACCACGTCCTGGTCAACGGCTTCAGCGTCCGCGACGTCCGCTTCCTCGACCTGGCGGGCTCCGACCACCGCGCGGTCCTCGCCGATCTCGACCTGCGCGGGCCGCGCTGA
- a CDS encoding response regulator transcription factor, translating into MRVLVAEDERDLAELVATGLRRAGFAVDTVHSGDAALDHLGLHPYDVLVLDRDLPRVHGDDVARRLVAEGSPTRILMLTAATATEDRVTGLDLGADDYLGKPFEFPELVSRVRALRRRSARAPLPPLLERYGLRVDTVRRTATRDGRDLDLSPKEFSVLQILLEADGAAVSAEELLDRAWDVHADPFTGAVRVCMSKLRAKLGEPALIRTVQGVGYQL; encoded by the coding sequence ATGCGTGTACTGGTAGCCGAGGACGAACGGGACCTCGCCGAGCTCGTCGCCACCGGCCTGCGGCGCGCCGGCTTCGCCGTCGACACCGTCCACAGCGGCGACGCCGCCCTCGACCACCTCGGCCTCCACCCGTACGACGTCCTCGTCCTCGACCGCGACCTGCCGCGCGTCCACGGCGACGACGTCGCCCGGCGGCTCGTCGCCGAGGGCTCCCCGACCCGCATCCTCATGCTGACCGCCGCCACCGCGACGGAGGACCGTGTCACCGGGCTCGACCTGGGCGCCGACGACTACCTCGGCAAGCCCTTCGAGTTCCCCGAGCTGGTCTCCCGGGTCCGGGCCCTGCGCCGCCGCTCCGCCCGCGCGCCGCTGCCCCCGCTCCTGGAGCGGTACGGGCTCCGCGTGGACACCGTCCGGCGGACCGCCACCCGCGACGGACGGGACCTCGACCTCTCCCCCAAGGAGTTCTCCGTCCTCCAGATCCTCCTGGAGGCCGACGGGGCGGCCGTCTCCGCCGAGGAGCTCCTCGACCGCGCCTGGGACGTCCACGCCGACCCCTTCACCGGAGCCGTACGCGTCTGCATGAGCAAGCTGCGGGCCAAGCTGGGCGAGCCGGCGCTGATCAGGACGGTGCAGGGCGTGGGGTACCAGCTGTGA
- a CDS encoding PhoX family protein, giving the protein MRKLLPLLSTNPHGGGRSALTCRYRCGDACFHEVPNTSDNEYVGDVIAGALSRRSALRAAAVVTVASAAGGALTLGNAPAAEAHSQKPGHGHGSGRADGARGLRFTPVAPNTADQVTVPSGYSQNVVIRWGEPILRGAPAFDSEKQTAKAQAGQFGYNNDFLSLLPLRGEHDRQVLVANHEYTDEVLMFRGYDAANPTREQVEIAWAAHGLSVVVVQEEHRTGKLAPVSRHYLNRRLHTTSEFEVTGPAAGSDLLKTSADPEGRTVLGTLNNCAGGTTPWGTTLHGEENFNQYFANGSSATDKRYGVGTGATERKWERFDKRFDLKQEPNEVHRFGWVVELDPYDPDSTPRKRTALGRFKHEAAQPRLTDDGRPVVYMGDDERFDYFYKFVSSKRMKKGNSRAAREHNLTLLDEGTLYVAKLTGDSPAAEIDGTGKHPTDGEFDGSGVWIPLATGDVSHVPGMTAEEVYVFTRLAGDKVGATKMDRPEDVEPSPRTGRVYVALTNNTDRGKAGKAPADEANPRNLNKHGQILELAENWDDPSSDGFAWRLFLVAGDPNDPATYFAGYPKEKVSQISCPDNVAFDPHGNLWISTDGAQLGSHDGLFGVATQGERRGELKQFLTVPKGAETCGPIIQDRRVLVAVQHPGEIDGASVEKPASVWPDGPGKIVRPSVVAVWRTDGRDIGV; this is encoded by the coding sequence GTGCGCAAACTGCTGCCGCTGCTGAGCACGAACCCCCACGGAGGCGGCCGTTCCGCTCTCACGTGCCGTTACCGCTGTGGTGACGCCTGCTTCCACGAGGTGCCCAACACCAGCGACAACGAGTACGTCGGCGACGTCATAGCCGGTGCGCTCTCCCGCCGTTCCGCCCTGCGCGCCGCCGCCGTGGTCACCGTCGCCTCCGCCGCCGGTGGTGCCCTCACCCTCGGCAACGCCCCCGCCGCCGAAGCCCACTCCCAGAAGCCGGGCCACGGCCACGGCTCCGGCAGGGCCGACGGCGCCCGCGGTCTCCGCTTCACCCCGGTCGCGCCCAACACCGCCGACCAGGTCACCGTCCCCTCCGGCTACTCGCAGAACGTGGTCATCCGCTGGGGCGAGCCCATCCTCCGCGGCGCCCCCGCCTTCGACTCCGAGAAGCAGACGGCGAAGGCCCAGGCCGGCCAGTTCGGTTACAACAACGACTTCCTCTCCCTGCTGCCGCTGCGCGGGGAGCACGACCGCCAGGTCCTCGTCGCGAACCACGAGTACACCGACGAGGTCCTGATGTTCCGCGGCTACGACGCCGCCAACCCGACCCGCGAGCAGGTCGAGATCGCCTGGGCCGCGCACGGCCTGTCGGTCGTCGTCGTCCAGGAGGAGCACCGCACCGGCAAGCTCGCCCCGGTCTCCCGCCACTACCTCAACCGCCGTCTCCACACGACGAGCGAGTTCGAGGTGACCGGCCCCGCCGCCGGCAGCGACCTGCTGAAGACCTCCGCCGACCCCGAGGGCCGTACCGTCCTCGGCACGCTCAACAACTGCGCCGGTGGCACCACCCCGTGGGGCACCACCCTCCACGGCGAGGAGAACTTCAACCAGTACTTCGCCAACGGCTCCAGCGCCACCGACAAGCGCTACGGCGTCGGCACCGGTGCCACCGAGCGCAAGTGGGAGCGGTTCGACAAGCGCTTCGACCTCAAGCAGGAGCCCAACGAGGTCCACCGCTTCGGCTGGGTCGTCGAGCTCGACCCGTACGACCCCGACTCCACGCCCCGCAAGCGCACCGCGCTCGGCCGCTTCAAGCACGAGGCCGCGCAGCCCCGTCTCACCGACGACGGCCGCCCGGTCGTCTACATGGGCGACGACGAGCGCTTCGACTACTTCTACAAGTTCGTCTCCTCGAAGCGGATGAAGAAGGGGAACTCGCGGGCCGCCCGCGAGCACAACCTCACCCTGCTCGACGAGGGCACCCTGTACGTCGCCAAGCTGACCGGCGACTCCCCGGCCGCCGAGATCGACGGCACCGGCAAGCACCCCACCGACGGCGAGTTCGACGGCTCCGGCGTGTGGATCCCGCTCGCCACCGGCGACGTCTCGCACGTCCCCGGCATGACCGCCGAAGAGGTGTACGTCTTCACCCGCCTCGCCGGTGACAAGGTCGGCGCCACCAAGATGGACCGCCCCGAGGACGTCGAGCCGTCCCCGCGCACCGGCCGCGTCTACGTCGCGCTCACCAACAACACCGACCGCGGCAAGGCCGGCAAGGCCCCCGCCGACGAGGCCAACCCGCGCAACCTCAACAAGCACGGGCAGATCCTCGAACTGGCCGAGAACTGGGACGACCCGTCCTCCGACGGTTTCGCCTGGCGTCTCTTCCTCGTCGCCGGTGACCCGAACGACCCGGCCACCTACTTCGCGGGCTACCCCAAGGAGAAGGTCTCCCAGATCTCCTGCCCGGACAACGTGGCCTTCGACCCGCACGGCAACCTGTGGATCTCCACCGACGGCGCCCAGCTCGGCTCGCACGACGGCCTGTTCGGCGTCGCCACGCAGGGCGAGCGCCGCGGTGAGCTCAAGCAGTTCCTGACCGTGCCGAAGGGCGCCGAGACCTGCGGCCCGATCATCCAGGACCGCCGCGTCCTGGTGGCCGTGCAGCACCCGGGCGAGATCGACGGCGCCTCCGTCGAGAAGCCCGCCTCGGTCTGGCCCGACGGACCCGGGAAGATCGTCCGCCCGTCGGTCGTCGCCGTCTGGCGCACGGACGGCCGCGACATCGGCGTCTGA
- a CDS encoding FUSC family protein translates to MARPAGPVRLSPPAWLTAGFRPAPAPIPWAAVGRSAVALSVPLAVGLAVGRPAYGALVSMGALSGVIGDTADAYRMRIFNIAVPQFFGAVGVTLGTVVFGHGWVAVAVLTFVALVSGMISSIGAVASVSGLLLLLNSVVGAGLPMPDPWWTAPLLLTLGGLFVLLLSLLGWPLRGAAPERSAVAATYRSVAELYEATGSDAYDEKRQAVTASLNQSYDLVLARRARQHGRAPSLVRLLAQLNVVIPLVEAAPAAHLRAQLYGPLSPTIPAAVRELADAVDEGRTGAPVLDLPTPERPAEKAVDHALRHAAAVVHKAEPDPYNVDDRLGRPAALRVRARRATRAVLFSEASWRYGLRLALCIGLAQALVSLIAVPRSYWVALTVTFVMKPDFGSVFSRAVLRAFGTAAGLLLAALVLAEVPRGWWDVPVMCVLAALIPAFSAKGYAFQTAAITPVILLLSDTLNQQGFDLVMPRLYDSLIGCGIALVAGYLLWPESWHARVGDRLADAVSDTAAYVTCAFGGSEDQGGRLRARRKLYRDLSTVRSEFQRALTEPPPTGTRAAAWWPLVVAVERIVDATTAARIRVDHGAPDPDPAEVTAVERELRELAQGIRASDTLVEVRSELPGDENGVLAPLRQEVSAARAIAGPDLR, encoded by the coding sequence ATGGCACGTCCCGCAGGTCCCGTACGGCTCTCCCCGCCCGCCTGGCTGACCGCCGGGTTCAGGCCCGCGCCCGCGCCGATTCCCTGGGCCGCCGTCGGACGTTCCGCCGTCGCGCTGTCCGTTCCGCTCGCCGTCGGGCTGGCCGTCGGGCGGCCCGCCTATGGGGCGCTCGTGTCCATGGGGGCGCTCTCCGGGGTCATCGGCGACACCGCCGACGCCTATCGGATGCGGATCTTCAACATCGCCGTGCCGCAGTTCTTCGGGGCCGTCGGAGTCACTCTCGGGACCGTCGTCTTCGGGCACGGCTGGGTCGCCGTCGCCGTGCTCACCTTCGTCGCGCTCGTCTCCGGGATGATCTCCTCCATCGGGGCCGTCGCCTCCGTCTCCGGACTGCTTCTGCTCCTCAACTCCGTGGTGGGGGCCGGGCTCCCCATGCCCGACCCCTGGTGGACGGCGCCGCTCCTGCTCACCCTCGGCGGGCTCTTCGTCCTCCTCCTCTCCCTCCTCGGCTGGCCGCTCCGCGGCGCCGCGCCCGAGCGGTCCGCCGTCGCCGCGACCTACCGTTCCGTCGCCGAGCTGTACGAGGCCACCGGCAGCGACGCGTACGACGAGAAGCGGCAGGCCGTCACCGCATCCCTCAACCAGTCCTACGACCTGGTCCTCGCCCGCCGCGCCCGGCAGCACGGCCGCGCGCCCTCCCTCGTCCGGCTGCTCGCCCAGCTGAACGTCGTCATCCCGCTCGTCGAGGCCGCCCCCGCCGCCCATCTCCGCGCCCAGCTCTACGGGCCGCTGTCCCCGACGATCCCCGCGGCCGTGCGCGAGCTGGCCGACGCCGTCGACGAGGGCCGCACCGGGGCACCCGTACTCGATCTGCCGACCCCCGAACGGCCTGCCGAGAAGGCCGTCGACCATGCCCTGCGGCACGCCGCCGCCGTCGTCCACAAGGCCGAGCCCGACCCGTACAACGTCGACGACCGGCTCGGCCGCCCCGCCGCGCTCCGGGTGCGGGCCCGCCGCGCCACCCGCGCAGTCCTGTTCTCCGAGGCGTCCTGGCGGTACGGGCTCCGGCTCGCCCTCTGCATCGGGCTCGCGCAGGCGCTCGTCTCGCTGATCGCCGTCCCCCGCTCGTACTGGGTCGCCCTCACCGTCACGTTCGTCATGAAGCCCGACTTCGGCTCGGTCTTCTCCCGCGCCGTGCTCCGCGCCTTCGGCACCGCCGCCGGACTCCTCCTCGCCGCGCTCGTCCTCGCCGAGGTGCCGCGCGGCTGGTGGGACGTGCCCGTGATGTGCGTGCTCGCCGCCCTCATCCCGGCCTTCTCCGCGAAGGGGTACGCCTTCCAGACCGCGGCCATCACCCCCGTGATCCTGCTGCTCTCCGACACTCTCAACCAGCAGGGCTTCGACCTCGTCATGCCCCGCCTGTACGACTCCCTGATCGGCTGCGGCATCGCGCTGGTCGCCGGCTATCTGCTCTGGCCCGAGTCCTGGCACGCCCGGGTCGGCGACCGGCTCGCGGACGCCGTCTCCGACACCGCCGCCTATGTGACCTGCGCGTTCGGAGGAAGCGAGGACCAGGGCGGGCGACTGCGCGCACGGCGGAAGCTCTACCGCGATCTCTCCACCGTCCGCTCCGAGTTCCAGCGCGCGCTCACCGAGCCGCCGCCCACCGGTACCCGCGCCGCCGCCTGGTGGCCGCTCGTCGTCGCCGTCGAGCGGATCGTGGACGCCACCACCGCCGCCCGGATCCGGGTCGACCACGGCGCCCCGGATCCCGACCCCGCCGAGGTCACCGCCGTCGAGCGGGAGCTGCGCGAACTCGCTCAGGGAATCCGTGCGTCGGACACCCTGGTCGAGGTCCGCTCCGAGCTTCCCGGCGACGAGAACGGAGTCCTCGCGCCCCTCCGCCAGGAGGTCAGCGCGGCCCGCGCCATCGCCGGTCCCGACCTGCGGTAA
- a CDS encoding VWA domain-containing protein has product MGIRSMLRKVFGRDREESPATSVVPSQTRETTSASASASTASSASTSSSSSSSSGTPESEARRAADDLVAASFDNPQIPRARAKTPAPGAGTETPAAEAKTPVAAEAEVEAPVVAAVEADAEPEATTTPVAEAAEPQAVEPVETVETPVETPVAEESAPAETPAEATADADAPAAAEAEAAPQERDVEPEADAVEAEPTEPEAAAVVDGDADASAPASEEQVEAESATAAPAEQAVGPVAAEPQTGADEAAAEPEAQQEPAAAQAEAEAEAADTAAEPEADVVAPTEPEAVTVEAEATEPEAVAVEAEATEAEATEAEATEPEAVTVEAQATEAEAEATEAEATEPEAEADVAPESAGSPALPLARLKAAAPHLADAYKAAGAQLKKQGLAGSRAAVYLVVDRSGSMRGYFKDGSVQRLAEQVTALAAHLDEDATVTTVFFSTDIDGTVDLTPGTLTPTHVEEVNAGLGRLGRTNYHRAVEEVLAHHEKADPTRTALVVFQTDGAPESKTAATQALAEAAERPLHWRFVAWGEEDNKAFDFLRKLDGAPRTGTYFAGVTPVETAHAAFYRGLLADLEF; this is encoded by the coding sequence ATGGGTATTCGGAGCATGCTGCGCAAGGTCTTCGGCCGGGACCGCGAGGAATCCCCGGCGACCTCCGTCGTCCCGTCCCAGACGCGTGAGACCACGTCGGCGTCGGCGTCGGCGTCGACGGCCTCGTCCGCCTCCACGTCTTCGTCCTCGTCCTCGTCCTCGGGCACTCCCGAGTCCGAGGCCCGCCGTGCGGCGGACGATCTGGTGGCGGCGTCGTTCGACAACCCGCAGATCCCGCGCGCACGGGCGAAGACGCCTGCGCCGGGAGCGGGGACGGAGACGCCTGCCGCTGAGGCGAAGACGCCGGTTGCGGCCGAGGCCGAGGTGGAAGCGCCGGTTGTGGCTGCCGTCGAGGCCGACGCGGAGCCGGAGGCGACGACGACGCCGGTCGCGGAGGCGGCCGAGCCGCAGGCCGTGGAGCCGGTGGAGACGGTCGAGACGCCGGTGGAGACGCCGGTGGCCGAGGAGTCGGCCCCGGCCGAGACGCCGGCCGAGGCCACGGCGGACGCCGACGCGCCGGCCGCCGCAGAGGCCGAAGCCGCCCCGCAGGAGCGGGACGTGGAGCCTGAGGCGGACGCCGTCGAGGCGGAGCCGACGGAGCCTGAGGCGGCTGCCGTCGTGGACGGGGACGCCGACGCGTCCGCACCGGCTTCGGAGGAGCAGGTGGAGGCGGAGTCCGCCACCGCGGCTCCGGCCGAGCAGGCCGTCGGGCCCGTCGCGGCCGAGCCGCAGACGGGTGCCGACGAGGCCGCCGCCGAGCCGGAAGCTCAGCAGGAGCCCGCCGCCGCGCAGGCCGAAGCGGAGGCCGAAGCAGCCGACACCGCCGCCGAGCCGGAGGCCGACGTCGTGGCTCCGACCGAGCCGGAGGCCGTCACCGTCGAGGCGGAAGCCACCGAGCCTGAGGCCGTCGCGGTCGAGGCGGAAGCCACCGAAGCCGAAGCCACCGAGGCCGAAGCCACCGAGCCGGAGGCCGTCACCGTCGAGGCGCAAGCCACCGAGGCCGAGGCGGAAGCCACCGAAGCGGAAGCCACCGAGCCGGAGGCGGAGGCCGACGTCGCCCCGGAGTCGGCAGGCTCCCCCGCTCTCCCCCTCGCCCGTCTCAAGGCGGCCGCCCCCCACCTCGCCGACGCCTACAAGGCCGCCGGCGCGCAGCTCAAGAAGCAGGGGCTCGCAGGGAGCCGGGCCGCCGTGTACCTCGTCGTCGACCGGTCCGGGTCGATGCGCGGGTACTTCAAGGACGGCTCCGTGCAGCGGCTCGCCGAGCAGGTCACCGCGCTCGCGGCGCACCTCGACGAGGACGCCACCGTCACGACCGTGTTCTTCTCGACGGACATCGACGGGACGGTCGACCTGACCCCCGGCACCCTCACCCCCACCCACGTGGAGGAGGTGAACGCCGGTCTCGGTCGCCTGGGCCGTACCAACTACCACCGCGCCGTGGAAGAGGTCCTGGCGCACCACGAGAAGGCCGACCCGACCCGTACCGCCCTGGTCGTCTTCCAGACGGACGGCGCGCCGGAGTCGAAGACCGCCGCGACCCAGGCCCTGGCCGAGGCCGCGGAGCGTCCGCTGCACTGGCGGTTCGTGGCCTGGGGCGAGGAGGACAACAAGGCCTTCGACTTCCTCCGGAAGCTCGACGGCGCTCCTCGTACCGGCACGTACTTCGCGGGCGTGACCCCCGTGGAGACCGCGCACGCCGCCTTCTACCGCGGACTGCTCGCCGACCTGGAGTTCTGA